Part of the Cryptococcus neoformans var. grubii H99 chromosome 2, complete sequence genome is shown below.
TATGACTATCATTTAGAAAATGGTTCGGCTGAACATAAACAGGAAAGCTGAATCAGCTCGTACTGACCACTCCAAACCCTGATGGATAGGTGCCCATGTCCAGTATCTTTCATCGTTTTCAATTATGGAAACCCAGTTTAGGAAATAATAACGTCCTTGGTAGATATTTGTAACTCAGGTCAGACCATTTCCTGCCTTCGTAAAAGTCTTAACTATGACAGCAGGAATATGCAGGGATGGCTTGATGTTCGTTCGTCTATATAGATAGCCGTTGCATGCCCCAATGAATCTTTTTACTCACCACTCTCGGCTAAAAGAAAACAGTTTTTTGGGCTTTCCTGTATTCTTAGTGTTATTTTTTTTAGACTTGACCTCTTCGATAGGACGATAACGCCGCAGCATGGAAGGAGTCAACAGaccatcttcttgttcCAAGAAGACCCAGTGAAGTCGGGAACTAGCTGGATGTATCTCGCAATGACTAGAGAACAGGATAATGTTTGTTCCCCGATGATCACATTAACCATGGCATTTGGTAGAGCGTGTCAAAAATATACCTGTTCATGGCAAAAATAAAGAAATAGACACagattttcttttcttggcctGTGCGTTGATTGAATTTGGTGGCTATCGGTAGTGAGTTTCAGTTTGCCAGATCTGCGCCAAgttgtcccgatctcagTCCGTTCCTATATATTCTCACTAAGGGTAACTTGTACAGAGAACAATTTTCCCACGGCCGCCCTTGCACATTTCAGAAAAGTTGAAGACCTTTGCACTGCCATACAAAAGCAAAGCAGTCATTCATACAAAGCAGTCATTCATACATCCACAAATAatccccatctcccaaaCATGGACGCCCTCTTAACAGCCGCGggtcctcttcctcagaggaagggaagacCAGGCAAGGTCCACCAACGCACTCCTCATCCAACCTCCCACAAGACCGTCGCTCGTGGAGACAGCAAGGGCAATATTGATCCCTCGACGCAGTCCATCTTGAGCAGCACGCGGTTACCACACTCTTTCCACCACTCCAACCTCGCTACGggatcatcatctgcaCCTATACGACCTGATGGAACTCTAGGAAGAATAGGGGACAAGAAATTGCGGGCGAAAATCGCCTTGCAAGATGTGGGCAACAAGCGGGCAAAAGTTGAAAGGGATGATGTGAACGAATGGATAAACAAGGCCATCGGAGGTGAGAGAGGTGGGATtgaggtggaagaagatttaGGGGAGAAGACTTGGAGAGTCAAACAGGAGGAAATTGTGAAAGAAGTGGCAATGAACGTCAGGGGGAAAAAGTTTGatttgaagatggaggatatGGGGAACTACAAAGTGGACTACACTCGGAACGGCAGACACCTTGCTATCGCTTCGTCTCGCGGTCATGTTGCCACTTTCGACTGGCAAGCCGGTAAACTGCATTCCGAAATTCACCTGAAGGAGACTGTTCGGGATATTAAGTTTCTCCATTCCGAGGCATACTATGCCGTCGCTCAGAAGAAATATGTCTTTATCTACGACCAAAATGGCGTGGAATTACAGTAAGGCTTAGGATCTTTGTAAGGGGAAAAGACGAAAATTGATGGCCGTTGTAGTAAATTGAAACGACATATCGACCCTACTCATATGGAATTTTTGCCATTCCATTACCTTTTGTCTACCGTCGTGCGTATCTCGTCATAAGCTTTTTACGAACCAAGCTGACATTGATATCAGGGTAACGCCGGTTATCTCAAGTACCACGATACATCCACCGGTGTCATGTTAACTCAGATCCCCACCCGTCTTGGTTCCCCTCATAGTATGGCGCAGAACCCTCATTCTGCTATCATCCATCTGGGCCACGCCAACGGTACCATGACATTATGGTCTCCCAACATGACCACTCCTCATGTTAAACTTTTGGCTCATCGCGGGCCTGTCAACGGTATTGCTGTTGATCCAAGTGAACACAGTGCTGGGCGGTACGTTGCGACGAGCGGAATGGACGGTACTGTTAAGCTTTGGGATGGGCGTATGTGGGGTAAGGAAGTGCGAGAATGGAAAGCGAGGAACCAGATCACATCGCTTGCCTTTTCCGGTATGGGTATGCTCAGTGTTGGTGGAAAGAGTGGTGTGACCGTTTACCAAGACCTCTATCAAAACATTCATCGCCCGCCATCTCCCTACCtgactcttcctcttcctaGCTTAACAGCTTCCGCCACCCGTTTTTGCCCCTTTGACGATCTCCTCTGTGTCGGACATGAAAGAGGAATATCTTCCCTCATCGTACCTGGTTCCGGTGAGCCCAACTTTGACAGTGCAGAAGCCGACTTGTTCGAGACTCGtacaagaaggagggaacGAGAAGTCCGTGGTGTCCTCGAAAAGATCCGACCGGAGCTTATCACAATGGATGCCAACTTTTTGGGAAAGATTAGTGAAGGACGGGGTGGGGAGACTCatgaggagagggaaggaaggagctTTAGGCAGTTGGGGAGGTTGGAAAGATTGCGCCTTACCGGTAAGGCAGATGAACCCGAGCAGGAGGGtgttgacgatgaggatgctGGGCTGGGGGATGGTGAGGCGGACCCTAACGGTGGAGAGAGGTcaataagagaaaagaaggaaaggaggaagatgaaaggcAAGGGCGGTAGTACCAAGAGATacttgaggaagaaggcgaagaaaaaCATTGTAGACAACTCCTTGGTAAGTCTCCGCAAGCTTTTTGGTGTGATCATAAGTCCCACAACTGACAATCTGTGGATAGTTGCAAATGAAGGCCAAGGTAGCGGCGCAACGAGTAtcagaggagaagaagagaaaggtcGAAAGGGGCGAGATCGTCCAAGAGACTGGGGCATTGGCGAGATTCGCTTAGATATGGGGTTTTACTGCTCAATGCGTGGCGGGCTTGTATGTTTGCGTGTACTGCATGTTTATTGCATTTCAGATGCCGCGTTCACTTCGTTAAAATGAACGTATTCATTGTTGCAGATTGTCACAAAAGCGATCTTTTTATATGACATGATAACTTCAGAACTTTCGTCTTGAAAGGCCCCACTTAAGGTATGTAGACAATCCGTGATTGAGGTTCATCAACAATTGTAATTCTCCAATCATCTCCTACTCATCGGCCATCAGTATACGATACTCGCAATGATGGGATTTCTCCTGCTTTGATAATCGCCGCtttgtctttcttttatcATCTCATTTCTGGCATTGGGAGGTTTCTCGGGCCAGAGCGGGGATGTGAGGTAGCTAAGCGAAGGGTGGTATGGTATGGTGGCCGGCTATTCATCGGCATATCAtcagtttttttttgtgCTGGTTGCCGATAAGAAAATGACCGACACCGAGCTCATAGGAGGTTTCATATCTGTTTCCATCGTTCTGCCTTTGTCCTACATGGTATTTCATTTCCCAATACTTCTCGCATAATGGGGATAATGACTTGAAATACTATTTGAGGTTATCGCGCGACGCGTCGTCTGCGTTTTGTCTACACGCTGATATAGAGCGGAACTAGGCCTAGAGACGATGGCGTTTGGCGTCACCTCCATAGGAAATGAAAGCTCCGttagaagaaagaagagctgTGTCACGATTGCAGCTTGCGTTTCGGTGACATCTCTTGCCGTCAGGCGCCACTTCAGTTTTTTTGTCAATATCGCGCAAGCAGCTTACGAAAGCTCTGTGTAAGGAAGTCGGCAGCATCCCCAACTGTCTGAAGTCAAAAGAATCCATAAAAAAAGCATTGGGGACACCGAGTGAACGCGTAAGCGTTCGAGAAAATCTCCATGCTTGTCGTTCTTCACACAGTGCGACGAATTGGTGCTATCAGTCGCGCATCAGCCTTCGCTGTTCATCGGTAGAGCCTAGGGGATAAGGGTATACAAAGATTGGGATGATcgcaagaagaagctagAAACATGGGCATACTGGGCCATCAAGATAGCTAGAGCATAAAATGAAGTATGTGGAACATCACTGCATCGTCGCAGAGTCAAAGAAGTATAGCGAAAACGAAGTATAAAAAGCTAACACTACAAGAAACCCCCCTTACACCTCCTGAGAAGCCTTGGCCTTGCCCTTGGTCTATGATATACATCAGCTGCTGATCAAAGTATGAGAAGAGTGGTAACTCACCTTGACAGGAAGGAGCTCGGCCATAATGTGGGGAAGAACACCACCTTGAGAGATGACAACAGACCCGAGGAGCTTGTTGAGCTCTTCGTCGTTTCGGACGGCGAGCTGAAGGTGTCGAGGCACGATACGAGACTTCTTGTTGTCTCGGGCAGCGTTACCGGCCAACTCGAGGATTTCAGCGGCAAGGTCTAAAAGGGTGGCGTCAATATATTATCCCAGTGGCCACCGAGTACAAGACGCGACTTACACTCAAGGACGGCAGCGAGGTAGACGGGAGCACCGGAACCGATTCGCTGGGCATAgttgcccttcttcaaaagaCGGTGGATACGACCGACGGGGACTAAAGACCCCAGTAAGCGCATGATCAAGGCATGGTAAGCCAACCAGAGACTCACACTGAAGACCGGCCTTGGAAGATCGGGAAGAGGACTTGGTCTCGGAAGAAGCCTTGCCTTTGCCACCGGAAGACATTGTGAATAAGTGTTGGGTGTTGGTTGGGTAGTGGGTAAAGTAGTGGAAGGGTTGTTGGAAAGACTTGTTGGAtggaggggaaagagaagaagagatgggggTATTTAAATGCTCGCGGGGAATCTGCGCGAGGGACATCCGGGAGTTTCCCTGGCGTTGTTTGCAAAACACAAGTCGTGACGTCGCCTGCCAACTATTTTTTGAAGGTGACGCAACCACTTGAGAAAATAAACTGGTGACGTCAGCACCTGGATTACCCAAATGTGAAAATAAATAAAACAAGTCGTGTCGTCACTAGGTACCGCGTCGAAAAAACAGCAAACAAGTCTCCGGGCCACACGACGACGGGTCCCTGAGCTTCTCCCCACCGAGCCACCCACCCTTTATAAACCacacctccatcttccacatcctcttttccctccaTCAATCACTTCCACTCTTTCGCATTCTCAACTACCCTCTTCATTACTAAACCCCCCAAACCACTTCAACTTATCACAATGGCTCCCAAGTCTGTCGCTTCCAAGGCTCCTGCTTCCCAGGCCTCCAAAGCCCCCGCTGCTGCGTCCAAGGCTCCCGCCAAGGTCAGTTCGCGTCCAACTTGACACTGATCGTGTCTTGTAACTGACTTGTGTTATAGGCTGCCAAGACTTCCGCTGCTCCCAAAGACGGTGCCAAGAAGAGGTCCAAGAAGAGGGTCGAGTCTTACTCTTCTTACATCTACAAGGTCCTCAAGCAGGTCCACCCCGACACTGGTATTTCGTACGTGTCACTTTTACCACTCTTTTGACTTTGCACTTGCTGACAGGGATGATAGTAACAAGGCCATGGCTATCCTCAACTCTTTTGTCTCTGACATCTTCGAGCGAATTGCCACTGAGGCTTCCAAGCTTGCTTCTTACAACCACCGATCTaccatctcttctcgagAGATCCAGACCTCTGTCCGACTCATCCTTCCGTGCGTCGCTGTTTGTTTTCCTTTGCAACATAAGCTAATTGGATATTTAGTGGTGAACTTTCCAAGCACGCTATTTCTGAGGGTACCAAGGCTGTCACCAAgtactcttcttccaagtAAACGGTGGTCGCGTAGGGTTGTTGAGCTTTTTTTGTATCGTGCGCTAGTTTGCTAGTGTCATTATCTTTATACTTCGTCTTCGCTAGTCTTCTTTGACATGAATGTCCTGTTTCATGATGCCACCTGGGCAGCATTCTCTGATTCTGGTTGATAATTCTTCCTGTAACTGGAGCAAGTTTCGGCGAACATGATGGGGTTGTGACTTGCGCGTCGGGGAAACTTGCCACCGTGAGTGAACATTATTAAGGTTATTAATGTCCAGGAAACTTGTTCCAGTAACAGGTGCCCTATGAATGAGAATCGCTTGGTTGGGGAGGCTGTACATGCATTCACACTCTATTAAACCAAACTTCCATTAAGCAGTGCTAGCTGCAGATTCTATAGAAACCTGGGATACTACCGGTCGAGGCTTGTTCAAAGTGGGCTTACGACGAGCTTCCACCCGAAGTAATAATAGTAAAGCCCAAGCAGTGAAGATGCGCGCCATCCgctcctttttttttcatttcatTCTCTCCCTCGAAAGGATCCTCAAGAAGTTGAATGCCGGTTTATTTCTGAATACAAAGTGGTCTGGTTCGGCTAGGGAGCTGAGGTTTGATGATGGGAAAATAGCTGTGTCCGAGAGCGGGGCATTTAATTTCTTTCAACGGTGTCATAAACCCCAGTTTGTTCTTTGCTGAAAGGAGTAAAGCGATACCACCCAAATCAACGCGTCGGGTGTAAAacaatctcttcttgtcatCATGACCAAACTACCAAACACGTTTGGGCTGTGCAATCCTACATGAAGTTAAAGTGCTCGTCTTTTGGCAACAAAACAGCGGTCCAATCCTCGGTAGATGTTCAAAAGGTAGTAATAGCATGCACGTCGATTCCTATTCGCAAATTCCGAGTACCATTTCTAAAAAATGTGCCGCGCATAATATTTATAATGCACACACAGAACAAGACTTACCAGGGTATTACGTTGCCAGCTTCCCAGTTCTCCGACTCCTCAAGCTAAACAAGTGTCTTCATGTCTCGATATCCCTCTAAACCATTTCCCCCGGTTAGATGCTCGTACCATTTAACCGTTTCATTTGTCCCCAACTTTTAGTCTAGTTGATGGAGGGGACGAGAGAGACGAATTCGATTGCGTATCAGGTTGGAACTGGAGATGATATCGTAGTTGGGAATTGGGGCGTTTCGAGTGACAGCGGGAGTGGAATAGGCTGCTAGCTTCCGAGCTCGTCAAATGCGATGCGTGGGCGGTATAGGGACGTTATCGATGAGAAGACTCGAAAACTGCCCCGGGATGGCCTAGATAAATTGATATGCTGGCAATATTTGGATACATGGATGTTTGTTTGATGGACAGTGTTCtgggtgggaagaagggatgatGGAAAGATGGGATTACAAGCCGCGTATAATACAAATCGGCGTTATGGAAAATACCGGTGCCTGGGAAAATTCATTTTCACTTCGATTTATTTACGAGGGAATTACagagggaggaaatgaTTTATCCATtaagtcacgtgactttCTTTGAATAATCGAATTATGGATTTTCTATAACGCCGTAATGCCTATTCTCCGAGATAAACAAACACTCGCTCCTGGTGAACACGGCCTGCGGGAGGATATCTCGGCCAATATATAAACCCTTGGCCCTCGAGATATTCCCACTTCTCATCAGCAACCGCAAACAAGTCTTTTCCCACTCTTAtctactcttcttccaaaccaGCAACAACCACCTCAGTACATTTATCACAATGGCCCGAACGAAGCA
Proteins encoded:
- a CDS encoding U3 small nucleolar RNA-associated protein 7, producing MDALLTAAGPLPQRKGRPGKVHQRTPHPTSHKTVARGDSKGNIDPSTQSILSSTRLPHSFHHSNLATGSSSAPIRPDGTLGRIGDKKLRAKIALQDVGNKRAKVERDDVNEWINKAIGGERGGIEVEEDLGEKTWRVKQEEIVKEVAMNVRGKKFDLKMEDMGNYKVDYTRNGRHLAIASSRGHVATFDWQAGKLHSEIHLKETVRDIKFLHSEAYYAVAQKKYVFIYDQNGVELHKLKRHIDPTHMEFLPFHYLLSTVGNAGYLKYHDTSTGVMLTQIPTRLGSPHSMAQNPHSAIIHLGHANGTMTLWSPNMTTPHVKLLAHRGPVNGIAVDPSEHSAGRYVATSGMDGTVKLWDGRMWGKEVREWKARNQITSLAFSGMGMLSVGGKSGVTVYQDLYQNIHRPPSPYLTLPLPSLTASATRFCPFDDLLCVGHERGISSLIVPGSGEPNFDSAEADLFETRTRRREREVRGVLEKIRPELITMDANFLGKISEGRGGETHEEREGRSFRQLGRLERLRLTGKADEPEQEGVDDEDAGLGDGEADPNGGERSIREKKERRKMKGKGGSTKRYLRKKAKKNIVDNSLLQMKAKVAAQRVSEEKKRKVERGEIVQETGALARFA
- a CDS encoding histone H2A, coding for MSSGGKGKASSETKSSSRSSKAGLQFPVGRIHRLLKKGNYAQRIGSGAPVYLAAVLEYLAAEILELAGNAARDNKKSRIVPRHLQLAVRNDEELNKLLGSVVISQGGVLPHIMAELLPVKTKGKAKASQEV
- a CDS encoding histone H2B, whose product is MAPKSVASKAPASQASKAPAAASKAPAKAAKTSAAPKDGAKKRSKKRVESYSSYIYKVLKQVHPDTGISNKAMAILNSFVSDIFERIATEASKLASYNHRSTISSREIQTSVRLILPGELSKHAISEGTKAVTKYSSSK